One window of Myripristis murdjan chromosome 8, fMyrMur1.1, whole genome shotgun sequence genomic DNA carries:
- the mpst gene encoding 3-mercaptopyruvate sulfurtransferase encodes MAAHIRSVVSGKWLADAIKNNLVGPQLRILDTSWYLPKLKRDAKAEFLQKHIPGTSFFDIDDCSDKNSAFDHMLPSAGHFAEYVGDLGIGNDTHVVVYDTSDFGGYSAPRVWWMFRLFGHNLVSVLDGGLKNWLADGYPVSSEYSKPEPREFKASINQSWVKTFEDVLENIKSKQVQVVDARSAGRFRGTEPEPRDDTLPGHFPGAISMPFTSFMDASGKELGLEDLSRLFQEAGVDLERPLWATCGSGVTACHVVLAAHLLGHPGVCVYDGSWSEWFKRASPDLIISEGKGKQA; translated from the exons ATGGCGGCTCACATCCGATCGGTGGTGTCAGGAAAGTGGCTGGCAGATGCCATCAAAAACAACCTCGTCGGTCCCCAGCTCCGCATTCTCGACACTTCCTGGTACCTGCCCAAGCTGAAGCGGGACGCCAAAGCGGAGTTTCTGCAGAAGCACATACCGGGCACGTCGTTTTTTGACATCGACGACTGCTCGGACAAAAACTCCGCGTTTGATCACATGCTGCCGTCGGCGGGTCACTTCGCGGAGTACGTCGGGGATCTGGGCATCGGGAACGACACGCACGTCGTCGTGTACGACACCAGTGACTTCGGGGGGTACAGCGCGCCCCGGGTGTGGTGGATGTTCCGGCTGTTTGGGCACAACCTGGTGTCGGTGCTGGACGGGGGACTGAAGAACTGGCTGGCCGACGGCTACCCGGTGTCATCCGAGTACAGCAAGCCGGAGCCGAGAGAGTTCAAGGCGAGCATCAACCAGTCATGGGTCAAGACCTTCGAGGATGTGCTGGAAAACATCAAGAGCAAGCAGGTCCAGGTGGTGGACGCCAGGTCTGCAGGCCGGTTCAGGGGCACTGAGCCCGAGCCCAGAGACG acacactgcctGGTCATTTCCCTGGTGCCATCAGCATGCCATTCACGTCCTTCATGGACGCCTCGGGAAAGGAGCTGGGACTGGAAGACCTGTCCAGGCTGTTCCAGGAAGCAGGCGTGGACCTGGAGCGGCCGCTCTGGGCCACCTGCGGCTCCGGTGTCACGGCGTGCCACGTCGTCCTGGCTGCTCATCTGCTAGGACACcccggggtgtgtgtgtacgacGGCTCCTGGTCAGAATGGTTCAAAAGAGCCTCTCCTGATCTCATCATCTCAGAGGGCAAAGGGAAGCAGGCGTGA
- the LOC115364238 gene encoding thiosulfate sulfurtransferase-like, with protein sequence MATQTRALVTAKWLSNLVKSNRVGPGLRILDTSWYLPMMKRDGRKEFAQSHIPGASFFDIDECSDRASQFDHTLPTEQLFADYVGNLGIGNDTHVVVYDASDFGAFSCTRVWWMFRLFGHPQVSVLDGGFKNWVREGHPVSGAYSEPERSKFTATMNRSWVKSFEDITENIASQQFQVVDVRPYGRFRGREPEPRESVQPGHIPGSKCMPFFKFLDENGMMLSVEELRKFFQKSQVDLNRPICGSCGSGVTACHMVLAAHLCGYPGVAVYDGSWYEWYTKAPPEHVVSEAKSRP encoded by the exons ATGGCGACGCAAACCCGGGCACTGGTCACTGCAAAATGGCTTTCAAACTTGGTTAAAAGTAATCGCGTCGGTCCAGGACTGCGGATCCTGGACACATCCTGGTATCTGCCGATGATGAAACGAGATGGCAGGAAGGAATTTGCACAAAGCCATATTCCCGGAGCATCGTTTTTTGATATCGACGAGTGCTCTGACAGGGCTTCACAGTTTGACCACACGCTGCCCACTGAGCAGCTGTTCGCCGACTACGTGGGAAACCTGGGTATTGGAAATGACACCCATGTAGTTGTTTACGACGCCAGCGATTTCGGGGCATTTTCGTGCACAAGAGTTTGGTGGATGTTCCGTCTGTTTGGCCACCCTCAGGTCTCGGTGCTGGACGGGGGGTTCAAGAACTGGGTCCGAGAGGGCCATCCTGTCAGTGGGGCTTACAGCGAGCCTGAGCGGTCAAAGTTCACCGCCACCATGAACCGCTCCTGGGTCAAGTCATTTGAggacatcactgaaaatattgcaAGTCAGCAGTTCCAGGTGGTGGATGTGAGGCCGTATGGTCGGTTCCGCGGAAGAGAACCGGAACCAAGAGAAA GTGTTCAGCCGGGCCACATCCCTGGCTCCAAATGCATGCCTTTCTTCAAGTTCCTGGATGAAAATGGCATGATGCTCTCCGTAGAGGAGCTCAGGAAGTTCTTCCAGAAGTCACAAGTGGACCTGAACAGGCCCATCTGTGGGTCGTGTGGCTCTGGTGTGACTGCCTGTCACATGGTGCTGGCTGCTCATTTGTGCGGCTACCCCGGGGTAGCGGTGTATGATGGATCCTGGTATGAGTGGTACACCAAGGCCCCACCAGAGCATGTTGTCTCTGAGGCCAAAAGCAGGCCATGA